The following are from one region of the Vitis riparia cultivar Riparia Gloire de Montpellier isolate 1030 chromosome 14, EGFV_Vit.rip_1.0, whole genome shotgun sequence genome:
- the LOC117929872 gene encoding LOB domain-containing protein 25-like — protein sequence MASSSYSNSPCAACKLLRRKCMPGCIFAPYFPPEEPQKFINVHKIFGASNVSKLLNEILPHQREDAVNSLAYEAEARMKDPVYGCVGAISVLQRQVLRLQKELDATNADLIRFTCNDMSSSLSGPGSSQFGRRMSHGGGGGGASFNQNSGLPPPYPSPWDNNPSGDSHES from the coding sequence ATGGCTTCTTCCAGCTACTCCAACTCACCTTGCGCTGCCTGCAAGCTCTTAAGGAGAAAGTGCATGCCGGGTTGTATTTTTGCACCATATTTCCCACCTGAAGAGCCTCAGAAATTCATCAATGTTCACAAGATATTCGGTGCAAGCAATGTCAGTAAACTTCTCAATGAAATTCTCCCCCATCAGAGGGAAGATGCAGTGAACTCTCTTGCCTATGAAGCTGAGGCAAGGATGAAAGACCCAGTCTACGGCTGTGTTGGAGCAATCTCAGTCCTCCAAAGACAAGTTCTTCGTCTCCAAAAGGAACTAGATGCCACCAATGCTGACCTGATCCGCTTCACCTGCAATGACATGTCTTCTTCACTGTCAGGGCCAGGTTCTTCCCAGTTTGGAAGACGAATGAGTcatggaggtggaggtggaggtgctTCTTTTAATCAGAATTCTGGTTTGCCTCCTCCTTATCCTTCTCCATGGGATAACAACCCTTCAGGAGACAGCCATGAGAGTTGA